A genomic region of Bubalus kerabau isolate K-KA32 ecotype Philippines breed swamp buffalo chromosome 10, PCC_UOA_SB_1v2, whole genome shotgun sequence contains the following coding sequences:
- the RPS29 gene encoding small ribosomal subunit protein uS14, translated as MGHQQLYWSHPRKFGQGSRSCRVCSNRHGLIRKYGLNMCRQCFRQYAKDIGFIKLD; from the exons ATGGGTCACCAGCAGCTCTACTGGAGCCATCCGAGAAAATTCGGCCAGGGTTCTCGCTCTTG CCGGGTCTGCTCAAACCGGCACGGTCTGATCCGGAAATACGGCCTCAATATGTGCCGCCAGTGTTTCCGCCAGTATGCGAAGGACATCGGCTTCATTAAG ttggacTAA